Proteins encoded within one genomic window of uncultured Draconibacterium sp.:
- a CDS encoding sugar-binding domain-containing protein: MKNLYLILLLAVISCTTQTPNYRSTIDLQGEWQFALDTAQSGEVQQWYLSDFDDSVVLPGTTDSNQKGFLNQNPTTMHLNRIYTYEGMAWYRKKVTIPENLKDKRLELQLERTKPSKVWVDDQFVGSSFLLQSTQKYGLTDLLTPGDHFITILVNNDLKLTPYGNVHIYSDDTQTNWNGIIGKIQIEATSKTYISKLRVTPDVQNKKALVDLNIENQPAEELAIELHVEKTVAGKTTHLKTLKSTVNAQEKVQLEYNFGDDCQLWDEYSQPLYKLTAVVSGEGIQDTKSETFGMREFDVDGTQFSINGRTTFLRGKHDACVFPLTGHPPMDTEGWVRVFKIAKNYGINHYRFHSWCPPEAAFIAADQEGIYLQPELPFWGGLDSVNIANQLRNEGFALLDAYANHPSFVLFSHGNEIWGGLDNVEANISALKAYDDRPLYTMGCNNGIGYIPPTPTSEFFVGARTSYAHDTILTHTRLTHAFADSKDGARLNSVTPSTNFDFSYAVNHMNLPIISHEIGQYQIFPDYDEIGKYTGVLKATNLEIFKSRLEEAGMLDKDSIFQRATGAWSALCYKAEMEAAIRTQGFAGFQLLDLQDFPGQGTALVGILDAFMDSKNVITPEAWKQSCNDVVLLLEFPKYCYTSNETFQAKAVVANYSNKALTNNISWTLKQEDGTFVAKGTFTAAEVPFGGLTELGEITADLSDLKEAAKLNLHISIAGSDYSNDYPVWVYPAKNELNIPEDILVANKVDQQVSRELQNGGKVLLFPQTADVKGKSEPGLFPPDFWNYGMFKSICENNGTEVSPGTLGLLTNPTHPLFNAFPTDFHTNWQWFSIIKASNSLILDELPSTYYPIIQVVDNLERNHKMGLIFEMKVGEGKLLVCMSQLNEILDQPEAAQLYKSMLNYMESDAFDPEFSISEKDLNELL, from the coding sequence ATGAAGAACTTGTATTTGATTCTGTTATTAGCCGTAATTTCGTGCACAACTCAAACTCCCAATTACAGAAGTACAATTGATCTGCAGGGCGAATGGCAATTTGCTCTCGACACCGCACAAAGCGGTGAAGTACAGCAATGGTACCTGTCTGATTTTGATGATTCGGTGGTGTTGCCCGGAACAACCGATTCAAACCAAAAAGGTTTTCTGAATCAAAACCCGACTACCATGCACCTGAACCGGATTTACACTTACGAGGGAATGGCCTGGTACCGGAAAAAAGTTACAATTCCTGAGAATTTGAAGGATAAACGGCTTGAACTTCAGTTGGAAAGGACAAAACCATCGAAAGTGTGGGTTGATGACCAGTTTGTAGGATCGTCGTTCTTGTTGCAGTCAACACAAAAATATGGTCTAACCGACTTACTAACTCCCGGCGACCACTTCATTACTATTCTGGTAAACAACGATTTGAAATTAACTCCCTACGGAAATGTGCATATCTACTCTGATGACACACAAACCAACTGGAACGGGATAATCGGGAAAATTCAAATTGAGGCTACTTCAAAAACATACATCTCCAAATTGCGTGTCACTCCGGATGTGCAGAACAAAAAAGCCCTCGTCGACCTGAATATTGAGAATCAGCCGGCGGAAGAGTTAGCAATTGAACTTCATGTTGAAAAAACGGTGGCTGGAAAAACTACGCACTTAAAAACTTTAAAATCAACTGTAAACGCACAAGAAAAAGTTCAACTGGAGTACAACTTTGGCGACGATTGTCAACTGTGGGATGAATACAGCCAGCCACTTTATAAACTTACGGCTGTTGTTTCCGGAGAGGGTATTCAGGATACCAAATCGGAAACATTTGGTATGCGTGAGTTTGATGTTGACGGAACCCAGTTCTCGATTAATGGACGAACAACTTTTCTTCGTGGGAAACACGATGCCTGTGTATTTCCGTTAACCGGTCATCCACCAATGGATACAGAAGGCTGGGTGCGTGTTTTTAAAATTGCCAAAAACTACGGCATCAACCATTACCGTTTTCATTCCTGGTGCCCACCGGAAGCGGCTTTTATTGCTGCCGACCAGGAAGGAATTTACTTGCAGCCTGAACTACCGTTTTGGGGAGGTTTAGACTCGGTAAACATTGCCAATCAGCTACGCAACGAAGGTTTTGCATTGTTGGATGCCTATGCCAATCACCCGTCGTTCGTACTGTTTTCGCACGGTAATGAAATTTGGGGAGGCCTAGATAATGTGGAAGCCAACATTTCAGCTTTAAAAGCGTACGACGACCGCCCGCTTTACACCATGGGATGTAACAACGGGATCGGTTACATTCCGCCAACTCCAACTTCCGAATTTTTTGTTGGCGCGCGTACCTCGTATGCACACGATACAATTCTTACGCACACACGATTAACACATGCATTTGCCGATTCAAAGGACGGCGCCCGATTAAACTCCGTAACTCCTTCTACCAATTTCGATTTTAGTTACGCAGTAAATCACATGAATTTGCCAATCATCAGTCACGAAATTGGTCAGTACCAGATTTTTCCTGATTATGATGAAATTGGAAAATACACCGGTGTTTTAAAGGCTACCAACCTGGAAATATTCAAAAGCCGCCTGGAAGAAGCCGGAATGCTGGATAAAGACAGCATTTTTCAGCGGGCGACTGGAGCATGGTCGGCACTGTGTTACAAGGCCGAAATGGAAGCCGCAATTCGCACGCAAGGTTTTGCAGGATTTCAGTTGCTCGACCTGCAGGATTTCCCTGGCCAGGGAACAGCACTTGTAGGCATTCTGGATGCTTTTATGGACAGCAAGAACGTAATCACTCCCGAAGCCTGGAAACAATCGTGCAACGACGTGGTCTTGTTGCTTGAGTTTCCAAAATACTGCTACACCAGCAACGAAACATTTCAGGCAAAAGCTGTTGTTGCCAACTACTCCAACAAAGCGCTGACCAACAACATTTCATGGACTTTAAAACAGGAAGACGGAACCTTTGTTGCCAAAGGAACATTTACAGCTGCAGAAGTTCCTTTTGGAGGACTTACCGAACTTGGTGAAATAACTGCAGACCTATCGGATTTGAAGGAAGCAGCAAAACTAAATCTACACATTTCGATTGCTGGAAGTGATTACTCGAACGACTACCCGGTTTGGGTGTATCCTGCCAAAAACGAGTTAAATATTCCTGAAGACATTCTGGTTGCAAACAAAGTTGACCAACAGGTTTCAAGAGAATTACAGAACGGTGGTAAAGTGCTGCTCTTCCCGCAAACAGCAGATGTAAAAGGAAAAAGCGAGCCCGGATTATTCCCACCGGATTTCTGGAATTACGGCATGTTTAAATCTATTTGCGAGAATAACGGAACAGAGGTTTCGCCCGGTACGTTGGGCTTGTTAACCAATCCTACGCATCCGCTATTCAATGCTTTTCCGACTGATTTTCATACCAACTGGCAATGGTTTTCGATTATTAAAGCCAGTAATTCGCTGATTTTAGATGAACTGCCAAGTACCTACTACCCCATCATTCAGGTAGTAGATAATTTGGAACGCAATCATAAAATGGGGCTGATCTTTGAAATGAAAGTTGGCGAAGGAAAACTGCTGGTTTGTATGTCGCAACTGAATGAGATTTTAGACCAACCGGAAGCTGCACAGCTTTACAAATCGATGTTGAATTATATGGAATCAGATGCGTTTGATCCGGAATTTTCGATAAGCGAGAAAGATTTAAACGAGTTGCTTTAA
- a CDS encoding sugar phosphate isomerase/epimerase has translation MSKNKNNGLSRRKFLGSSAALAAVSMVPVNFASANPATKKDNPNSNFGGVHIGAITYSWRTMPGGLENIVKYCKECNISSIELMSGDLETYLGAPESPMMEIFMEIRRQQQAEQAASGEAPQPRRRGRPQLNAEQQARMDKYNEEVRKFRLNVDMKKVEAAKKLLDDTGIKPHIVKFSPSQWSDEEIEYAFTVAKAMGAKGVSEEISEAAAKKLGPIAEKHGMYAVFHQHMQFADVEGFTYDNFVDISPAVMFNFDSGHYFGSTGKNPCDILRKYHDRIFSIHIKDKTGPETDPPNQNQVWGQGQMPLEEVLLLIKKEKWPIYCDIELEYEVKPWSNAVKEVKTCVNYARQILM, from the coding sequence GCAACAAAAAAAGACAATCCCAACTCCAACTTTGGCGGAGTGCACATTGGTGCCATCACCTACAGCTGGCGCACCATGCCGGGTGGATTGGAGAACATCGTAAAATATTGCAAAGAGTGCAACATCAGTTCTATTGAATTGATGAGCGGAGATTTGGAAACTTATTTGGGTGCTCCGGAAAGTCCGATGATGGAGATTTTTATGGAAATTCGGAGGCAGCAGCAAGCGGAACAAGCAGCAAGCGGTGAGGCACCACAACCACGCCGCAGAGGTCGTCCGCAATTAAATGCTGAACAGCAAGCCAGAATGGATAAATACAACGAGGAGGTTCGCAAATTCCGTTTGAATGTTGACATGAAAAAAGTGGAAGCTGCCAAAAAATTGCTGGATGACACCGGAATAAAACCACACATTGTTAAGTTCTCGCCTTCGCAATGGTCGGACGAAGAAATTGAATACGCTTTTACAGTGGCCAAAGCAATGGGCGCAAAAGGTGTTAGCGAAGAAATTAGCGAAGCTGCCGCTAAAAAGTTGGGACCAATTGCAGAGAAACACGGAATGTACGCCGTTTTCCATCAGCACATGCAATTTGCGGATGTAGAAGGTTTTACTTACGACAACTTTGTGGACATTTCGCCGGCAGTAATGTTCAACTTCGATTCAGGTCACTATTTCGGCTCTACCGGAAAAAATCCTTGCGACATTCTTCGAAAATACCACGACCGGATTTTCAGTATTCACATCAAAGACAAAACCGGTCCGGAAACTGATCCGCCAAACCAAAATCAGGTTTGGGGACAAGGGCAAATGCCACTGGAAGAAGTGTTGCTTTTGATTAAAAAAGAAAAGTGGCCAATCTATTGCGACATAGAGTTGGAATACGAAGTAAAACCATGGTCGAATGCCGTTAAAGAAGTAAAAACCTGCGTTAACTATGCCCGCCAGATCTTGATGTAA